A single region of the Methanothrix sp. genome encodes:
- a CDS encoding sodium-dependent transporter, giving the protein MRIIKRANMERWSSRTGFILAAIGSAVGIGNVWRFSSVVGQNGGGAFLIPYLLAVLLFAVPLMILEMAVGRHFRADVVSCFGRAGEKFKILGWMICTTLLLILSYYLVITGWTMAYLVFSLLDLKIAFSSFTSSLQPVAYFLISALATGVIVCLGVRAGIEKIVSTLIPFAFLILLILVFFSITLPGFHPGMNFFLSPDFSMLAHPSVWSAALGQAFFSLSVGMGILITYGAYLDDETDIPQSALVITIADLAVAMLAGAYIFSLVFTFGLEPTAGAELAFTTLPEGFELMPQGRAFSTAFFALLFSVAITSAISMMEVIVAAIIRETNMNRTKASIFLTVTIMLIGLPSCLSYSSVDLNMLGSKILDLMDKTVGTIGLPVAAFLVAVVFRWYTDSDILIRQVHLTERRLMLLSLLTKYAIPVALLIVTVSRFVGL; this is encoded by the coding sequence TTGAGAATAATCAAAAGAGCAAACATGGAGAGGTGGTCTTCGAGAACGGGTTTTATATTGGCAGCAATAGGATCAGCCGTAGGCATAGGCAATGTTTGGCGATTTTCATCGGTAGTGGGGCAGAATGGAGGAGGAGCTTTCCTAATACCGTACCTTTTGGCAGTTCTTCTGTTCGCCGTTCCTCTGATGATCCTCGAGATGGCTGTAGGAAGGCATTTTAGAGCGGATGTGGTCTCGTGCTTTGGCCGTGCTGGCGAAAAGTTCAAGATATTGGGTTGGATGATATGTACGACACTTCTCTTAATCCTGAGCTACTATCTGGTGATCACCGGCTGGACTATGGCGTATCTGGTCTTCTCACTTCTCGACCTCAAGATAGCCTTTTCTTCGTTCACCTCCTCGTTGCAGCCAGTAGCTTACTTTTTGATCTCAGCGCTGGCAACTGGCGTGATTGTTTGTCTGGGCGTTCGAGCGGGCATTGAGAAGATAGTATCCACTTTGATTCCATTTGCATTTCTCATCCTGCTGATTCTGGTATTCTTCTCCATCACTCTTCCAGGTTTTCATCCTGGGATGAACTTTTTCCTTAGCCCTGATTTCTCCATGCTCGCCCATCCAAGCGTTTGGAGCGCTGCTCTGGGTCAGGCTTTCTTCTCCCTATCAGTCGGCATGGGCATTCTAATCACATATGGGGCATATCTCGATGATGAAACCGACATACCACAATCCGCTTTGGTCATCACTATCGCTGACCTTGCTGTCGCCATGCTGGCAGGAGCCTATATCTTTTCTCTAGTCTTCACCTTCGGTCTAGAACCCACTGCAGGCGCTGAGCTTGCCTTTACCACTCTGCCCGAAGGCTTTGAATTGATGCCACAAGGTCGAGCTTTTTCGACGGCTTTCTTCGCTCTTCTCTTCTCCGTAGCTATCACCTCAGCAATATCGATGATGGAGGTGATTGTGGCTGCCATTATTAGAGAAACCAACATGAACAGGACAAAGGCAAGCATTTTCCTGACAGTAACCATTATGCTGATAGGTCTGCCTTCTTGTCTGAGCTACAGCTCAGTCGATCTAAATATGCTTGGGTCAAAGATCTTAGACCTGATGGATAAGACTGTTGGAACGATAGGACTGCCAGTAGCTGCATTTCTTGTTGCAGTCGTCTTCCGGTGGTACACGGATAGCGATATCTTAATCCGCCAGGTCCATCTCACAGAGAGGCGGCTTATGCTTCTCTCTCTACTCACAAAATATGCCATACCGGTTGCTTTGCTGATAGTTACAGTTTCAAGATTCGTTGGCCTGTGA
- a CDS encoding helicase-related protein yields the protein MLQGAWNQDQIHERWFGLRLEDIRPNISLRGVLPDSTVTVVSVRWHGPNALSVIYRTPSGRVAEEILYRDDEQRLEPAERHQWSFGGDGKLFRLVSEAYRIRMAHLFDPLLAVHTSLVEPLPHQISAVYEIMLPRQPLRFLLADDPGAGKTIMAGLLIKEMMLREDLHRCLIVCPGSLAEQWQDELYQRFHLHFEILTNDKLEAARTGNWFLENDLAIARLDKLARDETLHDKLRVDECRYDLIVCDEAHKLSATFFGDEVKYTKRYRLGQILSGITRHFLLLTATPHNGKEEDFQLFMALLDSDRFEGRFRGGVHRVDVSDLMRRVDKESLLRFDGTPLFPERIAYTVPFKLSMEEAELYREVTEYVREEFNRADALANNKRAGTVGFALTILQRRLASSPEAIYRSLRRRRERLEKQLHEMKNRRMNAAGGLELDAEELEELEDAPESEVYLIEQEVVGQATAAQTIDDLRSEIETLRRLEDLAGRVRKSGRDSKWVELSRVLSEVFESKDATIRSSSISREKLVIFTEHRDTLSYLADRIRSLFGRNEAVVTIHGGMKREERRRAQEVFLYDPEARVLVATDAAGEGINLQRAHLMVNYDLPWNPNRIEQRFGRIHRIGQTEVCHLWNLVAEDTREGDVYRTLLEKLDRAREALGGRVFDVLGKLQFDGRSLKDLLIDAIRYGDRPEVRDRITRAIEGAVDRERLMELIEERALARDLMDVGKVARIREEMERAEARRLQPHYIESFFLEAFRHLGGAVHQREGRRYEIRRVPAGIRQHARSRDRQILERYERVVFEKELIAPQGVPRAAFLCPGHPLLDAVIDLILEKHRDILRTGAVLVDDRDNGKDPRVVFYMEHAIQDASTLPSGERRTVSRRMLYVEVDRSGGVRHLNSAPYLDLRPLAPGEPSPAEILSRPECAWIGPELEQRALEHAIGEMVPEHLSEVRARRLEMVERTRAAVRERLTKEIAYWDHQAEKLKLLEREGKAGARLNSQEARRRADELQARLERRMRELDLEKQLSPMHPVVIGGFLVVPRGMIDALSGRDVAGSEDVDPQEVAARARKIVIDLERRLGYLPIDREAERIGYDIESRDPRTGRLRFIEVKGRASGAKTLTVTRNEILTSLNKPDDYILAIVEFLAGDEHRVHYIRRPFRREPDFGVTSVNYDFEELLARAEEPA from the coding sequence GTGCTGCAGGGTGCATGGAATCAGGATCAAATCCACGAGAGGTGGTTTGGACTGAGGCTGGAGGACATCCGCCCGAATATCTCCCTGCGCGGGGTGCTGCCTGACTCCACTGTGACTGTGGTGAGCGTGCGGTGGCACGGCCCGAACGCGCTGAGCGTGATCTACAGGACGCCATCTGGGCGTGTTGCTGAGGAGATACTCTACAGGGATGATGAGCAGCGCCTGGAGCCGGCTGAGAGGCACCAGTGGAGCTTTGGAGGCGATGGCAAGCTCTTCCGTCTGGTATCCGAGGCGTACAGGATCAGAATGGCACATCTATTCGATCCGCTGCTAGCAGTGCACACATCTCTCGTCGAGCCCCTGCCCCACCAGATCTCAGCGGTTTACGAGATCATGCTCCCGCGCCAGCCTCTGCGCTTCCTCCTTGCCGATGATCCGGGCGCGGGGAAGACGATCATGGCAGGGCTTCTGATAAAGGAAATGATGCTCAGAGAGGATCTCCACAGATGCCTCATAGTCTGCCCTGGAAGCCTGGCCGAGCAGTGGCAAGATGAGCTGTACCAGCGATTCCATCTTCACTTCGAGATACTCACAAATGACAAGCTAGAGGCTGCGAGAACCGGAAACTGGTTCCTGGAGAACGACCTGGCAATCGCGAGGCTCGACAAGCTCGCCAGGGATGAGACGCTCCACGACAAGCTCCGCGTTGATGAGTGCCGCTACGATCTCATAGTATGTGATGAGGCGCACAAGCTCTCAGCCACGTTCTTCGGAGACGAGGTGAAGTACACGAAGCGGTACAGGCTCGGGCAGATTCTCTCCGGCATCACCCGCCACTTCCTGCTTCTCACCGCCACCCCGCACAATGGCAAGGAGGAGGACTTCCAGCTGTTCATGGCGCTGCTCGACAGCGATCGGTTCGAGGGCAGGTTCAGGGGTGGTGTTCACAGAGTTGATGTCTCCGATCTTATGCGAAGGGTGGACAAGGAGAGCCTGCTCAGGTTCGACGGGACGCCGCTTTTTCCGGAGCGCATAGCCTACACTGTACCGTTCAAACTATCCATGGAGGAAGCAGAGCTGTACAGGGAGGTGACCGAGTACGTTCGTGAGGAGTTCAACAGGGCGGATGCCCTCGCAAACAACAAACGTGCTGGGACGGTGGGTTTTGCGCTGACGATTCTGCAGCGGAGGCTTGCATCCTCGCCGGAGGCGATATACCGGTCGCTGCGCAGGAGGCGGGAGCGGCTGGAGAAGCAGCTTCATGAGATGAAGAATCGGAGGATGAATGCAGCGGGCGGGCTGGAGCTGGATGCGGAGGAGCTGGAGGAGCTTGAGGACGCGCCTGAGTCTGAGGTATACCTCATAGAGCAGGAGGTGGTGGGCCAGGCCACAGCAGCTCAGACCATCGATGATCTCAGATCTGAGATCGAGACGCTGAGGCGGCTTGAGGATCTCGCCGGGAGGGTGCGCAAGAGCGGCAGGGATTCCAAATGGGTTGAGCTTTCGAGGGTTCTGAGCGAGGTGTTTGAATCAAAAGATGCAACAATCAGATCCAGCTCGATCTCCAGGGAGAAGCTTGTCATATTCACAGAGCACAGGGACACTCTGAGCTACCTGGCAGACAGGATACGCTCCCTTTTCGGGCGGAATGAAGCGGTTGTTACGATACATGGGGGTATGAAGCGGGAGGAGAGGCGGAGAGCTCAGGAGGTTTTCCTCTACGATCCAGAGGCAAGGGTGCTCGTCGCAACCGATGCAGCCGGTGAGGGCATAAATCTACAGAGAGCGCACCTGATGGTGAACTACGATCTGCCCTGGAATCCAAATCGAATTGAGCAGAGGTTCGGGAGGATACATCGAATCGGACAGACTGAGGTGTGCCATCTCTGGAATCTTGTTGCTGAGGATACGCGAGAGGGCGATGTGTATCGTACGCTGCTCGAGAAGCTCGACCGGGCACGCGAGGCTCTGGGGGGAAGGGTCTTCGATGTTCTCGGGAAGCTCCAGTTCGATGGGAGAAGTCTGAAGGATCTGCTCATAGACGCTATACGGTATGGTGACAGGCCCGAGGTTCGTGACAGGATAACGAGGGCGATAGAGGGGGCCGTGGACCGTGAGCGCCTGATGGAGCTGATCGAGGAACGGGCGCTCGCACGCGATCTGATGGATGTGGGGAAGGTCGCCAGGATCAGAGAGGAGATGGAGCGTGCAGAGGCCAGGAGGCTCCAGCCCCACTACATCGAGTCGTTCTTCCTTGAGGCTTTCCGGCATCTCGGCGGGGCGGTGCACCAGAGGGAGGGCAGGCGCTATGAGATCAGGAGGGTGCCGGCGGGCATCCGCCAGCACGCAAGATCGAGAGACAGGCAGATACTGGAGAGGTATGAGCGCGTCGTCTTCGAGAAGGAGCTCATCGCGCCGCAGGGCGTGCCGAGAGCTGCGTTCCTCTGCCCCGGGCATCCGCTTCTTGATGCGGTCATCGATCTGATCCTTGAAAAGCACCGCGATATCCTTCGCACAGGCGCTGTTCTTGTGGATGATCGCGATAATGGAAAGGATCCGCGGGTCGTCTTCTACATGGAGCATGCGATTCAGGATGCGAGCACTCTACCGTCAGGCGAGAGGCGGACTGTGAGCAGGCGCATGCTCTACGTCGAGGTAGATCGCTCCGGTGGTGTGAGGCACCTGAACAGTGCTCCGTATCTGGATCTGAGGCCGCTGGCTCCGGGCGAGCCATCGCCTGCTGAGATCCTGAGCAGACCGGAGTGTGCCTGGATCGGACCTGAGCTGGAACAGAGGGCTCTGGAGCATGCAATTGGTGAGATGGTTCCTGAGCACCTGAGCGAGGTCAGGGCGCGCAGGCTGGAGATGGTGGAGAGGACTCGCGCCGCGGTCAGGGAGCGTCTCACCAAGGAGATCGCCTACTGGGACCATCAGGCGGAGAAGCTCAAGCTTCTGGAGCGCGAGGGAAAAGCGGGAGCGCGGCTGAACTCACAGGAGGCGAGGAGAAGGGCGGATGAGCTCCAGGCCCGGCTTGAGAGGCGGATGAGGGAGCTCGACCTGGAGAAGCAGCTATCTCCGATGCATCCCGTTGTCATTGGCGGGTTCCTTGTCGTGCCAAGGGGGATGATCGATGCATTGAGTGGTAGAGATGTTGCGGGGTCAGAGGACGTGGATCCTCAGGAAGTCGCGGCTCGCGCCCGTAAGATCGTGATCGATCTCGAGCGGAGGCTCGGGTATCTGCCCATCGACAGGGAGGCGGAGAGGATCGGATACGACATAGAGAGCAGGGATCCCAGAACCGGGCGTCTCAGGTTCATCGAGGTCAAGGGCCGGGCCTCCGGAGCCAAGACGCTCACGGTGACGAGAAACGAGATCCTGACGTCGCTGAACAAGCCGGATGATTACATACTGGCGATCGTTGAGTTTCTCGCTGGCGATGAGCACAGGGTGCATTACATAAGAAGACCGTTCCGGAGGGAGCCTGACTTCGGGGTGACGAGCGTGAACTACGACTTCGAGGAGCTGCTGGCGAGAGCTGAGGAGCCGGCGTGA
- the xseA gene encoding exodeoxyribonuclease VII large subunit gives MVYTYSVSELCTRIQDRIAGDVRLHDVWARGELSNVVNHSSGHRYFTLKDSEAQISCVMFRNHAADLDFALRDGMNVRVFGDVGFYKARGDVQLQVRLISPDTGIGRSAMELEVIRRRLAAEGLFAPERKRHLPKYPERIGIVTSLDGAALRDVVRSLGRYPARIVLSPATVQGDAAAQSMILALRALRGRADVIILCRGGGSAEDLSPFNDEHLARAIAECDAPVISAVGHEVDVTIADLVADARASTPTAAARLAVPDVEEIRLRLRNLEDRMTWAIDSQLERIRSRLDYLGRGVEARQMYALLDRRKIRLRDLSRRLLDAEISILDSRERRLELSRARLDSASPLALLSRGYTMVVGPSGVVCRAADLSRGEDIRLVFSDGEACCRVHGIRIKSTRGGLD, from the coding sequence ATGGTATACACGTATTCTGTTTCCGAGCTCTGCACAAGGATCCAGGACAGGATAGCCGGGGATGTGAGGCTTCATGATGTCTGGGCGCGTGGCGAGCTCTCGAATGTTGTGAACCACAGCTCAGGCCACCGGTACTTCACTCTGAAGGACTCTGAGGCCCAGATCTCATGCGTCATGTTCAGGAACCATGCAGCTGACCTCGATTTTGCTCTCAGGGACGGCATGAACGTCAGGGTCTTCGGTGATGTTGGATTCTACAAGGCGAGGGGTGATGTCCAGCTCCAGGTGCGATTGATCTCTCCCGACACCGGCATCGGGAGGAGCGCGATGGAGCTCGAGGTCATCCGGAGAAGGCTTGCAGCTGAGGGGCTCTTCGCTCCTGAGAGGAAGAGGCATCTCCCAAAATATCCGGAGAGGATCGGGATCGTCACATCCCTGGATGGGGCTGCGCTTCGAGATGTTGTTCGCTCTCTTGGGAGATATCCCGCGAGGATCGTACTCTCGCCGGCGACCGTGCAGGGGGATGCAGCTGCGCAGAGCATGATACTCGCTTTGAGGGCTCTGCGCGGGAGGGCGGACGTCATAATACTATGCAGGGGTGGCGGCTCTGCTGAGGATCTCTCGCCATTCAACGACGAGCACCTAGCGCGGGCGATAGCTGAGTGCGATGCTCCTGTCATATCAGCGGTCGGACATGAGGTTGACGTCACAATCGCCGATCTGGTCGCGGATGCGAGGGCGTCGACGCCGACAGCTGCCGCGAGGCTGGCAGTGCCTGATGTGGAGGAGATCAGGCTGCGCCTCCGGAACCTGGAGGATCGCATGACATGGGCCATCGATTCGCAGCTGGAGCGAATCAGATCCAGACTGGATTACCTCGGAAGGGGCGTTGAGGCCCGCCAGATGTATGCCCTCCTCGATAGGAGGAAAATCAGGCTTCGAGATCTCTCGAGGAGACTTCTGGATGCTGAGATCTCGATCTTGGACTCCAGAGAGAGAAGGCTTGAGCTCTCCAGGGCAAGACTGGATTCTGCGAGCCCGCTCGCACTGCTATCAAGGGGTTACACCATGGTTGTAGGCCCATCCGGAGTCGTGTGCCGTGCAGCAGATCTCTCCAGGGGTGAGGATATCAGGCTTGTGTTCTCAGATGGTGAGGCGTGCTGCAGGGTGCATGGAATCAGGATCAAATCCACGAGAGGTGGTTTGGACTGA
- a CDS encoding pyridoxal phosphate-dependent aminotransferase produces the protein MVSKRLASIEESATMRISAEAKRMNSEGFDIIDLGVGEPDFDTPRHICDAACRYVTEGKTRYTPTNGIPELRRAIAKKLREENRIPAVPEDVVVTPGAKMAVFAAIQALLDDGDEMVLIGPSWVSYEPCIRFAGGRPVWADVDQDFMPIDLPDAITSRTKAILVNSPCNPTGAVFGRDVMNEIRDIAIDHDIYVVSDEVYEKIIYGHEHISIASLPDMADRTVTINGFSKSYAMTGWRLGYLTGPKDILKWVSRLLSHSVSHPTTFVQWAGIAALEGPQDEVKRMTEEFRARRDLLVEGLRSLGIRCALPGGAFYTFPDVSHLGGGDAFAERLLREAKIAVTPGSAFGPAGEDYVRISYATSIDRIREALERIGRMLSG, from the coding sequence ATGGTATCAAAGAGGCTCGCCTCGATAGAGGAATCAGCCACCATGAGGATCTCTGCGGAGGCCAAGCGCATGAACTCTGAGGGTTTCGACATCATAGATCTCGGTGTTGGGGAGCCTGATTTCGATACCCCCAGACACATATGCGATGCAGCCTGCAGGTACGTGACGGAGGGTAAGACTAGGTACACCCCGACGAACGGGATACCTGAGCTCAGAAGGGCGATCGCGAAGAAGCTCCGCGAGGAGAACAGGATCCCAGCGGTGCCTGAGGATGTTGTTGTCACCCCTGGCGCGAAGATGGCCGTCTTCGCTGCAATCCAGGCGCTCCTCGATGATGGGGATGAGATGGTGCTCATCGGCCCATCATGGGTGAGCTACGAGCCCTGCATCAGGTTCGCTGGCGGCAGGCCCGTGTGGGCAGACGTCGACCAGGATTTCATGCCGATAGATCTTCCTGATGCGATAACATCCAGGACAAAGGCGATACTGGTAAACTCCCCGTGCAACCCGACCGGCGCCGTCTTCGGGCGTGATGTGATGAACGAGATCCGGGATATCGCCATCGACCACGATATCTACGTCGTATCCGATGAGGTCTACGAGAAGATAATCTACGGGCATGAGCACATCAGCATAGCCTCGCTCCCTGATATGGCTGACAGGACCGTTACCATAAACGGCTTCTCAAAGTCATATGCAATGACCGGCTGGAGGCTGGGATACCTCACAGGCCCGAAGGATATACTGAAATGGGTCAGCAGGCTTCTATCCCATTCTGTGTCACATCCGACCACCTTCGTCCAGTGGGCAGGCATCGCAGCTCTCGAGGGGCCGCAGGATGAAGTGAAGAGGATGACAGAGGAGTTCAGGGCGAGAAGAGATCTGCTGGTGGAGGGTTTGAGATCTCTTGGGATAAGATGCGCGCTTCCGGGAGGGGCCTTCTACACGTTCCCCGATGTCTCTCACCTCGGCGGAGGGGATGCCTTCGCTGAGCGCCTCCTGAGAGAGGCGAAGATCGCGGTCACCCCTGGATCTGCATTCGGGCCCGCTGGAGAGGATTACGTGAGGATCTCGTATGCCACATCGATAGACCGCATAAGAGAGGCGCTGGAGCGCATCGGGAGAATGCTGAGTGGTTAG
- the ribH gene encoding 6,7-dimethyl-8-ribityllumazine synthase yields MVRLGFVVSEFNRDITYQMELLGREHARFLGAEVVETIMVPGVYDMPLAVRKLLKSDEIDAVVAIGCVIQGETAHDEIVAQHAARKLMDLSLEFDKPVTLGISGPRMSRPDAHKRVDYGKRAVEAAVKMVRRLRGE; encoded by the coding sequence ATGGTACGACTTGGTTTCGTGGTTTCAGAGTTCAATAGGGATATAACATACCAGATGGAGCTCCTCGGGAGGGAGCATGCGCGATTTCTCGGCGCTGAGGTTGTGGAGACGATAATGGTTCCCGGGGTCTACGACATGCCGCTGGCTGTAAGAAAGCTCCTGAAGAGCGATGAGATCGATGCTGTTGTGGCGATCGGATGCGTGATCCAGGGCGAGACCGCGCATGACGAGATAGTCGCACAGCATGCTGCAAGAAAGCTCATGGATCTCTCGCTGGAGTTCGACAAGCCCGTCACGCTCGGCATCAGCGGACCGAGGATGTCCAGGCCGGATGCCCACAAGCGCGTCGATTATGGCAAGCGCGCGGTTGAGGCAGCCGTCAAGATGGTCAGGCGCCTGAGGGGGGAGTGA
- the ilvE gene encoding branched-chain-amino-acid transaminase translates to MSIVYVNGSFVPREQAVVSVFDHGLLYGDGVFEGIRAYGGRVFRLEAHVRRLYDSAQAIMLDIPMTQEEMCEAILETLRRNNLRDAYIRPLVTRGVGDLGLDPRKCSKPTVIIIAVKWDAMYGNLYEVGLNAITVTVRRNSPAALPPNIKSLNYLNNILAKIEANIKGGDEAIFLDAEGTISEGSGDNIFVVRDGRIYTPPTLNNLKGITREVVLELASRNGIPVHETRLGLFDLYTAEEVFVTGTAAEIAPVSRIDGRVIGNGKPGPVTKLLMKLFRECTESEGTPIYRENVEVAAQE, encoded by the coding sequence ATGAGCATCGTTTACGTCAACGGCAGCTTCGTCCCGAGGGAGCAGGCTGTGGTCTCCGTCTTCGACCACGGTCTTCTTTATGGAGATGGGGTCTTCGAGGGCATTCGCGCATACGGAGGCAGGGTCTTCAGGCTCGAGGCGCATGTCAGGCGCCTCTACGATTCGGCGCAGGCCATAATGCTCGATATACCGATGACGCAGGAGGAGATGTGCGAGGCGATACTCGAGACCCTCCGGAGAAACAACCTGAGAGATGCGTACATCAGGCCCTTGGTCACCAGGGGCGTCGGCGACCTGGGCCTCGATCCGAGAAAGTGCTCAAAGCCCACTGTCATCATAATAGCGGTCAAATGGGACGCGATGTATGGCAACCTCTACGAGGTCGGGCTGAACGCGATCACGGTCACCGTGAGGAGAAACTCGCCTGCCGCGCTCCCGCCGAACATAAAGTCTCTGAACTACCTGAACAACATCCTCGCGAAGATAGAGGCCAATATAAAGGGAGGGGATGAGGCGATATTCCTAGACGCAGAGGGCACGATCTCAGAGGGCAGCGGCGACAACATATTCGTTGTTAGGGATGGCAGGATCTACACACCCCCGACACTGAACAACCTGAAGGGCATAACGAGAGAGGTCGTGCTGGAGCTCGCGAGCCGGAACGGCATACCGGTTCATGAGACCAGGCTCGGGCTCTTCGATCTCTACACCGCAGAGGAGGTCTTCGTTACGGGAACCGCAGCCGAGATAGCGCCTGTCTCCAGGATCGACGGCAGGGTTATAGGAAACGGGAAGCCCGGACCTGTTACAAAGCTCCTGATGAAGCTCTTCAGGGAGTGCACAGAGTCGGAGGGCACGCCGATATACAGAGAGAACGTCGAGGTCGCTGCCCAGGAGTGA
- the pyrE gene encoding orotate phosphoribosyltransferase, with amino-acid sequence MSELREQLLNLIKEMALEIGTVVLSSGRTSDYYVDLRRMVLTPRGAYLTAKLLLDLVRPEVSAIGGMTLGADPIVSSMIVVGHMEGRDLCGLIVRKEPKKHGKRRFIEGPVLEAGAKVAVVDDVVTTGSSLLRSIERIEEAGYRPVQALAVLDRMEGGKEALRDAGFELESLFTRDDLGLAQRDHSM; translated from the coding sequence ATGTCAGAGCTCAGGGAGCAGCTTCTCAACCTGATAAAGGAGATGGCGCTCGAGATCGGCACTGTGGTCCTGTCATCGGGCCGCACCAGCGACTACTACGTCGATCTCAGGAGGATGGTTCTCACCCCAAGGGGGGCGTACCTGACAGCGAAGCTCCTCCTGGATCTCGTGAGGCCGGAGGTCAGTGCCATCGGAGGGATGACGCTCGGAGCAGATCCGATCGTCTCCTCCATGATCGTTGTCGGTCATATGGAGGGCAGGGATCTGTGTGGACTGATCGTTAGAAAGGAGCCGAAGAAGCACGGCAAGAGGAGGTTTATAGAGGGGCCTGTGCTGGAGGCGGGCGCAAAGGTCGCGGTCGTGGATGATGTCGTGACGACAGGAAGCTCGCTGCTCAGATCGATCGAGCGGATCGAGGAGGCGGGTTACAGGCCTGTACAGGCCCTCGCAGTCCTGGACAGGATGGAGGGAGGAAAGGAGGCGCTGAGGGATGCTGGATTCGAGCTCGAGTCGCTCTTCACTAGAGACGACCTCGGGCTCGCTCAGCGCGATCACTCCATGTAG
- a CDS encoding adenylosuccinate synthase, with amino-acid sequence MFTIITGAQFGDEGKGKIVDLLAEKYDIIARFQGGDNAGHTVKVGDKTYKLHLVPSGVLFNKRLLIGPGVVLNPKILWGELQALWGEGMKVDLGIDPKTSIIMPYHIELDALREKARTAKIGTTKRGIGYAYIDKIAREEVQMADITDPEKLRRKLEEIAPAKEAAIREMGGDPSVVRDEAQLSEYLEIGRALKNNLTDVSLEINRALDEDRMVLAEGAQGSFLDVIHGTQKFVTSSFTTAGSACANLGVGPVRVDNVVGVVKAYITRVGEGPLPTELRDETGARLREAGGEYGTTTGRPRRCGWFDAVLGRKAVYLNGYTELALTKLDVLTGLRRIKICVAYELDGEIIDYPPESTSDLERCVPVYEEIEGWSESISDALDYSDLPQNARAYVERIQELMDVDIAAISVGPAREQTIYME; translated from the coding sequence ATGTTCACGATAATCACAGGTGCACAGTTTGGTGATGAGGGCAAGGGCAAGATTGTGGATCTGCTTGCTGAAAAGTATGATATCATTGCGCGCTTTCAGGGCGGGGACAATGCGGGGCACACGGTGAAGGTAGGGGACAAGACATACAAGCTCCATCTGGTGCCCAGCGGCGTTCTTTTCAACAAAAGACTTCTGATAGGCCCGGGCGTGGTGCTCAACCCGAAGATACTCTGGGGAGAACTCCAGGCTCTCTGGGGAGAGGGAATGAAGGTGGATCTCGGCATAGACCCGAAGACGAGCATAATAATGCCCTACCACATAGAGCTGGATGCCCTGAGGGAGAAGGCCAGGACGGCAAAGATCGGCACCACCAAGCGCGGCATAGGGTATGCGTATATCGACAAGATCGCGCGCGAGGAGGTGCAGATGGCTGACATCACAGATCCGGAGAAGCTGAGAAGGAAGCTCGAGGAGATAGCGCCGGCCAAGGAAGCTGCGATAAGGGAGATGGGAGGGGATCCGTCTGTTGTGAGAGACGAGGCGCAGCTGAGCGAGTACCTGGAGATCGGAAGGGCTCTGAAGAACAACCTCACAGATGTCTCGCTTGAGATAAACAGGGCGCTCGATGAGGACAGGATGGTTCTCGCAGAGGGCGCGCAGGGATCGTTCCTGGATGTGATCCACGGCACGCAGAAGTTCGTCACATCGAGCTTCACAACAGCAGGCAGCGCGTGCGCAAACCTGGGCGTCGGTCCTGTGCGCGTCGACAACGTCGTGGGCGTTGTGAAGGCGTACATCACGCGCGTGGGTGAGGGGCCGCTGCCAACCGAGCTCAGGGACGAGACCGGAGCCAGGCTCAGGGAGGCTGGCGGGGAGTACGGTACGACGACCGGAAGGCCGAGGCGCTGCGGCTGGTTCGATGCAGTTCTCGGAAGAAAGGCGGTCTATCTGAACGGATACACAGAGCTCGCTCTGACGAAGCTGGATGTGCTCACCGGCCTCAGGCGGATAAAGATCTGCGTCGCATATGAGCTCGACGGGGAGATAATAGATTACCCGCCGGAGAGCACATCCGACCTGGAGAGATGTGTCCCTGTGTATGAGGAGATAGAGGGGTGGTCTGAGAGCATAAGCGATGCCCTGGATTACAGCGATCTGCCCCAGAACGCGAGGGCGTATGTGGAGAGGATACAGGAGCTCATGGATGTGGATATAGCTGCGATATCCGTTGGGCCTGCGAGGGAGCAGACCATCTACATGGAGTGA